Proteins from one Cryptomeria japonica chromosome 4, Sugi_1.0, whole genome shotgun sequence genomic window:
- the LOC131079052 gene encoding uncharacterized protein LOC131079052 produces the protein MAPKAEKKPVEKKTAEERKTVGEKTPTAAAEKKPKEKAPPKAGKKIAKGAGDKKKRKKRSVETYKIYVYKVLKQVHPEIGISSKAMSIMNSFMNDIFEKLAAESSKLGKYSKRNTLSSREVQSAVKLTLPGELAKHAVSEGTKAVTKYTSG, from the coding sequence ATGGCGCCCAAGGCAGAGAAGAAGCCCGTTGAAAAGAAGACCGCCGAAGAGAGGAAAACGGTGGGGGAGAAGACTCCTACCGCCGCTGCGGAGAAGAAGCCCAAGGAAAAGGCTCCCCCCAAGGCTGGTAAGAAGATCGCCAAGGGTGCAGGTgataagaagaagaggaagaagaggagcgTGGAAACCTACAAAATCTATGTGTATAAGGTTTTGAAGCAGGTACACCCTGAGATCGGCATCTCCAGCAAGGCCATGTCTATCATGAACTCCTTCATGAATGACATTTTCGAGAAATTGGCCGCAGAATCGTCAAAGCTGGGCAAATACTCGAAGAGAAACACTCTTTCGTCTCGTGAGGTGCAGTCGGCGGTCAAATTGACACTTCCTGGCGAGCTTGCCAAGCATGCCGTGTCCGAGGGCACAAAGGCCGTGACGAAATATACATccggttga